One Paenibacillus sp. SYP-B4298 genomic window, CAGGTGAGTGCAGCAGAGCAAGGGATGATGAGGGGCAAGGAAGCATTTATGCGCAACATATCGAGTCGTCTTGGCCGCCGTGAGCCGCTGGCAGAACCGCCAAGCCGCCCGTTCGTCGGCGTGCCGGAGTTCTATCGCGATCGGAAGCGGACACAGGAGGAGCTGATTGACGAGTTTATTCAGAGCTGGGCAGCGCTCAGCGGCCGAACTCTTGTCGTCGATCAGGCTGAGGCGCCACAAGCGGTGGAGGCGTATATTCGCCAGCTTGCAGGAGAGCTCGGCATCCGCCGTGTCTCCCGTTGGGATCATGAGGGGCTGGAGCAGTTGGGCTTCGATAGCGCTCTGAATGCCGCAGGCATCGAGGTTGTCACGTGGCGTGAGGGCGGAGCAGATCATGTGAAGCTGGACAGCTTGCCGACAGGTGCGGAGGGCAACTGGGCGACGAGAAGTCATCTGCTGCACGCGGCGGAGCAGTGCCGACTGGGTATTGTCTGGCCAGACTGCGCGATTGCGAATACGAGCACGCTCGCGCTGTTCAGTCAGGGCGGCAAGGGACGCTCGGTCAGCCTGCTTACGGAGGCGATCGTGGCGGTCTTCCGCGCCGATCAATTGGTGTATCGGATGGGCGAGGCGTTCGCGCTGTTCAAGCAGCAGTTCCCGGAGGTGACGGATATGCCGTCATCGCTTAATCTGATCACAGGCCCAAGCCGCAGCGCGGACATCGAGAATGATCTGACGATCGGCATTCATGGGCCAGGCAAGGTGCATGCTATTATATTAAGATAAGCGAATCGGTGTCAAGACCGTCCTTCCCTTGGGATTTGTGGGGAGGACGGTTTTTGGCTTGAGAGGTAAGACATAAAATAAAATGACGCGGATGTGAAACTTTTGAGGACTGGAAATCGTTTGTAGTCATGAAAGCAATTAATTACCATTAATGGAATCTTTGAAAAGGGGGTGAATGGCTTGTATAAGCAAAAAATTCTCTATGTCGTTATGGCGGCCATCATGCTTTGTCTACCCGTTCATGCTCATGCTGGTGTTAATATGAAGACGGAGGTTCCTCTAATAATGAAATACTATGTACCCATACTTCCATATTTTCTATTAAAAATTCAGGGAGATCATCACAAGGATGAAAACACAAATCAAGAGCCTTCAAAAATATTAGAAAAATTACAGCTTCTTATGGATCGCCAGAAAGTAAGCAAGGATGCGCAACTACTTGAGGTCAGTATTATGTTAAAATATGATGCTGGACTATCCAAACAAGAGTTTGTCAAGCTTCATGAGGATTTTTTTGAGGGAAGCATTACGGATATGAATGGATTCG contains:
- a CDS encoding LutC/YkgG family protein, yielding MSAAEQGMMRGKEAFMRNISSRLGRREPLAEPPSRPFVGVPEFYRDRKRTQEELIDEFIQSWAALSGRTLVVDQAEAPQAVEAYIRQLAGELGIRRVSRWDHEGLEQLGFDSALNAAGIEVVTWREGGADHVKLDSLPTGAEGNWATRSHLLHAAEQCRLGIVWPDCAIANTSTLALFSQGGKGRSVSLLTEAIVAVFRADQLVYRMGEAFALFKQQFPEVTDMPSSLNLITGPSRSADIENDLTIGIHGPGKVHAIILR